The Prochlorococcus sp. MIT 1300 genome has a window encoding:
- a CDS encoding tetratricopeptide repeat protein, with the protein MREHSLGNLEEASNLYKLIIEVEKPDYRAFINYGVICHQTGLTKKAEGLYLKCIDLFPLESDAYANLGGLLKDLGRLDEAESACKKAIGINPKNITALSNMGSIMKEKGDLKGAYDFTREAIKLDETQPVLYANMAGILQSQSKLMDAEKNIRKALELDANLKDGHMKLGIISREQGKLDEANKAFKEAVLGDPEDLNKYLLASLQLIDIPKSKDEIRSERRKYYSKIDKLLKLEVNPKNNSLDIFTEMFWLAYHNCDDDKKILESLGLVLQKKLAKAQYKSIQKKSIKGKGPIKIGICSEFLRNHTIGKLNKGLVEGLVQQGFEVFVITPPATKNDPIRAEIEALATKSLALPCSHEQASLIINNLNLDFLYYPDIGMSPYTYKLALFRLARIQVVSWGHPSTTGLNTIDYFISSNYLDNDSAQYNYSETLIRFSRIPCIYKAPLKPLEISIKDLIPLKKQKILLGIPQSLFKIHPDYDLILLEILNREEDTLLVLIEGANINQTNRLKERWKNLDSKLIERSLFLARMDQNSYLQLLNDVDILLDPFYFGGGNTFYESMVFGTPWVTMPTNFLRGRIAYACYKQMEIKNAPIANNPREYIKLCLELANNPALRASIRKESRKAAKTKLFEDKEIINEYVQFFKKALEAEQQGEKLPKGWTPQKGKSIQI; encoded by the coding sequence TTGAGGGAACATTCTCTAGGCAATCTTGAAGAAGCATCCAACTTATACAAGTTAATTATTGAAGTTGAAAAACCGGACTACAGAGCATTTATTAATTATGGGGTCATTTGCCACCAAACTGGGCTTACAAAAAAAGCAGAGGGTTTATATCTAAAATGCATTGATTTATTTCCTCTAGAATCTGATGCTTATGCAAATCTAGGTGGGTTATTAAAAGACCTTGGCAGATTAGATGAAGCCGAATCTGCATGTAAAAAAGCTATTGGAATCAACCCAAAGAATATAACTGCTCTATCTAACATGGGTAGCATTATGAAAGAGAAAGGAGATCTTAAAGGTGCATATGATTTTACAAGAGAAGCAATTAAATTAGACGAAACACAGCCAGTTCTATACGCAAATATGGCGGGAATTTTGCAATCACAATCAAAACTTATGGATGCGGAGAAAAATATTAGAAAGGCTTTAGAACTAGATGCTAATTTGAAAGATGGGCATATGAAACTAGGAATCATATCAAGAGAACAAGGAAAATTAGATGAAGCAAATAAGGCATTTAAAGAAGCAGTCTTAGGAGATCCTGAAGATCTAAACAAGTATCTACTAGCAAGTTTACAACTAATCGATATTCCAAAATCAAAAGATGAAATAAGATCCGAGAGAAGAAAGTACTACTCAAAAATAGATAAGCTTCTTAAGCTAGAAGTAAATCCTAAAAATAACAGTCTTGACATATTTACAGAGATGTTTTGGCTTGCCTATCACAATTGCGATGACGACAAGAAGATACTAGAGAGCTTAGGCCTCGTACTACAGAAAAAACTAGCCAAAGCACAATACAAGTCTATTCAGAAGAAAAGCATCAAAGGCAAAGGGCCTATTAAAATAGGAATTTGTTCTGAATTCCTTAGAAATCATACAATCGGGAAATTAAACAAAGGCTTAGTTGAAGGCTTAGTACAACAAGGCTTTGAGGTGTTTGTTATCACACCTCCAGCCACTAAGAATGATCCAATAAGAGCGGAAATAGAAGCATTAGCAACAAAATCGCTGGCGCTTCCATGTTCACATGAGCAAGCTTCTTTAATAATTAATAATTTAAATCTAGATTTTTTATATTACCCAGATATAGGGATGAGTCCTTACACTTATAAATTAGCACTATTTAGACTGGCAAGAATACAAGTGGTTAGCTGGGGGCATCCAAGTACAACAGGATTGAATACAATTGACTATTTCATTTCCTCAAATTACCTAGACAATGATTCAGCCCAATATAATTACAGTGAAACCTTGATTAGATTTTCACGCATACCTTGCATTTACAAGGCACCCTTGAAGCCTCTAGAAATTTCCATAAAAGATTTGATTCCATTAAAAAAGCAAAAAATTCTTCTTGGCATCCCACAATCACTATTTAAAATTCACCCCGATTACGATTTAATCTTGCTTGAAATACTAAATAGAGAAGAAGATACCTTATTAGTGCTGATAGAAGGTGCAAATATAAATCAAACAAATAGGCTTAAAGAACGCTGGAAAAATTTAGATTCGAAATTAATAGAAAGATCTCTATTCCTAGCCAGAATGGATCAAAATAGCTACTTACAACTTTTAAATGATGTTGATATTCTTCTTGACCCTTTTTATTTTGGTGGTGGAAATACATTTTATGAATCAATGGTTTTTGGTACTCCATGGGTAACAATGCCGACAAATTTTCTACGAGGGCGAATAGCTTACGCATGCTATAAACAGATGGAGATAAAAAATGCTCCTATAGCAAATAACCCTAGAGAGTACATAAAACTATGTTTAGAATTAGCTAATAATCCTGCATTGAGGGCATCAATTAGGAAAGAAAGTCGAAAAGCGGCAAAAACAAAGCTTTTTGAAGACAAAGAAATAATTAATGAGTATGTTCAATTCTTCAAGAAAGCACTTGAAGCGGAGCAACAAGGGGAAAAACTGCCAAAGGGGTGGACGCCTCAGAAGGGGAAAAGC